The genomic region GACTTTCGCTTGGCGCCCCAAAGGTTTCACTTGAGCTTCCAGTTCGTAGATAATGTCATCAAGGCGGTCCAAGTTATCCTGGGTTTGATTGAGCTTAGTTTGTGTTTCTTTTTTACGTGTCTTGTATTTTAAAACACCTGCAGCTTCTTCAAAAATCGCACGACGTTCTTCTGGTTTACTGTTGAAAATCTCTTCAACGCGACCTTGCGAAATCACTGAGAAAGAATCGCGCCCAAGACCTGTATCCATAAACAAATCATGAATATCACGCAAACGCACCTTGCGACCATCAATCAAGTACTCACTATCGCCATTTCGGTAAATATGGCGTTCTACACGAATCGTCTCTTTTGCATCTTTGATAAAGCCATCTGAATTATCTAAGCTAACAACAACTTGAGCGTAGTTCAATGGTTTGCGGTTTTCAGCTCCAGCAAAAATCACATCTGGCATCTTACCACCACGTAAATTTTTAGCAGAAGATTCCCCAAGTGCCCAACGTAAACTTTCGGTAATGTTAGATTTACCAGAACCATTTGGACCTACAACGGCTGTAACTCCCTTATCAAATTCAATTGTCGTCTTGTCTGCAAAGGACTTAAAGCCCTGCATTTCAATTTCTTTTAAATACATAAAATGAGAGATGAAAAGGCAAAGACCTTCCCGAGCTAACAACTAAGAAGAGCTTTACAGACCTTCTTATCGTCTTCTAGGCTACGTCAAACACGTATCATATGACCTAGGGCAGGTTGGACATTTGCCTTTACGAATTCCTTTCAAACGTCTTATTGAAGAGTGGCAAGCGCATTTTTAGCAGCATCTTGCTCAGCTAATTTCTTAGATTTTCCGATTCCTTTACTTTTAGCTTCGTCATTGACATACACAGTCACTTCAAAGACTTTGGCATGTGCAGGACCAGATTCATTTGACACACGATAGTCAATAGTGACATCACCGTGGCCTTGCAATAATTCTTGCAAAGTTGTTTTGTAATCTTTGACACGTTCAAAGTTACCTTTTTCAACTTGCGGAATCATGACTTGATTCAAAAATTTATTAACCGCCTCAACCCCTTGGTCCATCAAAAGCGCACCAAGAAAGGCTTCAAATAAGTCACCTAAGATAGTGTCGCGGTTACGTCCACCAGATTTTTCTTCACCATTACCAAGTTTGATGAATTCATCAAAACCACAGTAGCGTGAAAAGCCTGCTAATGATTCTTCACGAACAATAACAGAACGCATCTTAGATAAATCACCTTCTGGTTTCTTCGGATATTTTTTGAACAAATACTGAGAAATCAAAAGTTGAAGAACCGCGTCTCCTAAAAATTCCAAGCGTTCATTGTGTGAAATGTTTAGGAGGCGATGTTCATTAGCGTAAGATGTGTGAGTAAATGCAGTTTCAAGTAATGTTTTATCTTCAAATGCGATACCAAAGTCTCGCTGAAGTTTTGTATCTAAAGCTTGCATAAATAAATCTCCCTTCAAAAATTGGTCTATTTTCAATCAATTAAGCCTTTTCCAGACTAGTTTATTTAAAACATTAATTTTCCTTTTATAGACCATTTTATTATACCAGAAAGTTAGAAAAAATGGGAATTCTCGCTAAAATCCCTGTAATTCTTTCTATTATAGGCACGTTTTTATGGTAACTATAAAAGCCTAGCGCTTTAGCACTAGGCTTTTGTTCTTATAGACCTGCTAAAGGCATTGCTTCATCAGGTGATGTATCAAAAACGGTCATGTCATGACCAACAGCAAAATCGGCTTTCATCAAGTTATTTTCCATAGTCATATGAGCCAATTCTTTGATATTATTTTCTTTACTCAAGTGACCAAGGTAAATTTTCTTTGTGCGATTGCCGATAGTACGAATCATGGTATCAGCACCATCTTCATTTGACAAGTGACCACGATCAGATAGAATACGTTGTTTCAAGCTCCATGGATAAGAACCTGCACGCAAAATCTCAACATCATGGTTTGACTCAATCAGATAACCATCAGCATTTTCAATCACACCCGCCATTCGGTCACTAACGTAACCCGTATCTGTCAGAACGACAAATGACTTATTATCTTTCATCAAACGGTAAAATTGCGGATCGACAGCATCGTGACTGACTCCAAAACTTTCAATATCAATATCACCAAAAGTCAATGTTTTACCACGTTCAAAGACATGTTTTTGCCCAACGTCAAGTTTTCCAATCATGTTGCGCTCATCAATCATTTGCCAAGTTTTGGCATTGGCATATACATCAAGATTGTATCTGCGAGCCAGCACTCCAACTCCTTTAATATGGTCAGAGTGTTCGTGCGTAATCAAAATAGCATCCAAATCTTCTGGTTTTCGGTCAATTTCAGCAAGAAGACTGGTAATTTTCTTACCAGTCAAACCTGCATCTATCAAAAGACGTTTCTGTGGCGTTTCCACATAAAATGAATTTCCAGTTGAACCGGAGGCTAAGACACTGTATTTAAAAGCATTCTCAGACATCTAGTCCTCGTTATCCTCCCATTCATCATAAATATCAGAATCCTTCTCATACGGAAGAACAATTGTAAATGTTGAGCCCTTACCATAGGTACTTTGAGCCCAAATAAATCCTTTATGTTGTTTGACAATTTCTTTAGCAATGGCAAGTCCAAGCCCTGAACCACCTTGGGCACGACTTCTAGCCTTATCAACACGGTAGAAACGGTCAAAGATTAACGGCAAGTCTTTCTTCGGAATACCAAGTCCTTCATCAGAAATCGAAATAATCAACTGAGTTTCAGTTGTCTTCATGCTAACAGTGATTTTACCACCGTCTGGTGAGTACTTAATGGCATTGTTTAGGATATTATCCAAGACTTGTGTCATCTTATCTGGGTCAATTTCAACCCAGATTGACTTGATTGGATAGTCTCTGACAATTTCGTATTGCTTGCCAGCAACCGTGTGTTGACTTTTAATCTGGTCAAAACGATTCAAAATAGACGTCATAAAGGCTGTGAAGTTAGTCATTTCAACTTCTAATTGCACCGTTTGATTGTCGATTCGAGACAGATTAAGCAAATCAGAAATCATGCGAATCATACGATTGGTTTCATCCAAAGAAACTTTGATGAAACTTGGTGCAATATCTTCTTTCAAAGCCCCTTCATCCAGTGCTTCAAGATAAGATTTAACCGAAGTCAGTGGCGTACGCAACTCATGACTAACGTTAGAAACGAACAAGCGACGTTCGCGGTCTTCTTTTTCTTGTTCCGTTGTATCGTGCAAGACGGCAATCAGACCAGAAATAAATCCACTATCTCTACGATTCAAGGCAAATCGAATACGCAAAGTGATAAATTCTCCCGTCTCATCACGACGATTAAGCACAATTTCTGGCGTCTTAGACACCAAATCATGGTAAGAATAATCGCTATCATCACCAAGAATGTCAACGATATTCATCCCAAGAGCTTCTTCACGCTCAAGATTTAGTTGCTTTTGAGCGGTCTGGTTAATCATGGTGATATTTCCAGAACGGTCAGTCGCTAGCACCCCATCAGTCATGTAAGACAAAATACTTGCCAAACGATTCTTTTCTTGGGCTAGATTTTCTTGAGCTAAACGAAAGACAGTTGACAAATCATTTAACTGACCAGCTAACTCTGCTAAATCTCTGTCTTTTTCAATGATAATATCTTCTGTGTATTTTCCTGTAATCAGTTCACGAACCTTACCACTTAATCGACGAATATTAACAGACGTTCTATAGTCTCTGATAGCCAAATGAATAAAATAAATGGCTACAAAAGCTAGCAAGAAGAGAATGGCTTGTTCAAACAGATATTGATTCTGTACCATTGTATCATTCATAAGACTTCATGTAGTATCCAACACCGCGACGTGTCAAAATGTATTCTGGACGACTCGGAGTGTCTTCGATTTTTTCACGCAAACGACGAATGGTAACGTCAACTGTGCGGACATCACCAAAGTAATCATAACCCCAAACAGTTTCCAGAAGGTATTCACGCGTCATCACTTGTCCCATGTGAGTAGCTAAGTGATGAAGTAATTCAAATTCACGGTGTGTTAATTCGATGTCTTCACCACGTTTTTGAGCAACAAAGGCATCAGGCAAAATCTTCAAATCGCCGATGGTAATTTCAGAATTTGATGAAGAAGCATTTTCCTCAGCGACGGCTGATTCGATGTTCTCAGTACGACGAAGGTGTGCTTTGACACGTGCTAACAATTCACGATTTGAGAAAGGTTTTGTAACATAGTCATCTGCACCGATTTCAAGACCGATAACTTTATCGAATTCGCTATCTTTAGCAGAAAGCATAATAATCGGAATATGACTTGTTTTACGAACTTCTTTTGCAACTTCAAGTCCATCCAATTCTGGCAACATCAAA from Streptococcus lutetiensis harbors:
- the rnc gene encoding ribonuclease III codes for the protein MQALDTKLQRDFGIAFEDKTLLETAFTHTSYANEHRLLNISHNERLEFLGDAVLQLLISQYLFKKYPKKPEGDLSKMRSVIVREESLAGFSRYCGFDEFIKLGNGEEKSGGRNRDTILGDLFEAFLGALLMDQGVEAVNKFLNQVMIPQVEKGNFERVKDYKTTLQELLQGHGDVTIDYRVSNESGPAHAKVFEVTVYVNDEAKSKGIGKSKKLAEQDAAKNALATLQ
- the yycF gene encoding response regulator YycF yields the protein MKKILIVDDEKPISDIIKFNLTKEGYETVTAFDGREAIAKFEEENPDLIILDLMLPELDGLEVAKEVRKTSHIPIIMLSAKDSEFDKVIGLEIGADDYVTKPFSNRELLARVKAHLRRTENIESAVAEENASSSNSEITIGDLKILPDAFVAQKRGEDIELTHREFELLHHLATHMGQVMTREYLLETVWGYDYFGDVRTVDVTIRRLREKIEDTPSRPEYILTRRGVGYYMKSYE
- the vicK gene encoding cell wall metabolism sensor histidine kinase VicK; this encodes MNDTMVQNQYLFEQAILFLLAFVAIYFIHLAIRDYRTSVNIRRLSGKVRELITGKYTEDIIIEKDRDLAELAGQLNDLSTVFRLAQENLAQEKNRLASILSYMTDGVLATDRSGNITMINQTAQKQLNLEREEALGMNIVDILGDDSDYSYHDLVSKTPEIVLNRRDETGEFITLRIRFALNRRDSGFISGLIAVLHDTTEQEKEDRERRLFVSNVSHELRTPLTSVKSYLEALDEGALKEDIAPSFIKVSLDETNRMIRMISDLLNLSRIDNQTVQLEVEMTNFTAFMTSILNRFDQIKSQHTVAGKQYEIVRDYPIKSIWVEIDPDKMTQVLDNILNNAIKYSPDGGKITVSMKTTETQLIISISDEGLGIPKKDLPLIFDRFYRVDKARSRAQGGSGLGLAIAKEIVKQHKGFIWAQSTYGKGSTFTIVLPYEKDSDIYDEWEDNED
- a CDS encoding MBL fold metallo-hydrolase, giving the protein MSENAFKYSVLASGSTGNSFYVETPQKRLLIDAGLTGKKITSLLAEIDRKPEDLDAILITHEHSDHIKGVGVLARRYNLDVYANAKTWQMIDERNMIGKLDVGQKHVFERGKTLTFGDIDIESFGVSHDAVDPQFYRLMKDNKSFVVLTDTGYVSDRMAGVIENADGYLIESNHDVEILRAGSYPWSLKQRILSDRGHLSNEDGADTMIRTIGNRTKKIYLGHLSKENNIKELAHMTMENNLMKADFAVGHDMTVFDTSPDEAMPLAGL